In Sedimenticola thiotaurini, the following proteins share a genomic window:
- the urtD gene encoding urea ABC transporter ATP-binding protein UrtD gives MNALDNLRETMRPDRVFDFMLQTRGLEVDISHGNILYLEDISVSFDGFKAINDLNLYIEAGELRCIIGPNGAGKTTMMDIITGKTRPDRGSAYFGQNIDLLHLSEPEISQVGIGRKFQKPTVFEYHSVFENLELSMAGDKRVWAILTARLSAEQRDFIDEVLEIIGLQAEARQLAGSLSHGQKQWLEIGMLLMQNPKLLLVDEPVAGMTHQEMDRTAELLTSLAGQHTVVVVEHDMDFVRSIARKVTVLHQGSVLAEGSMDEVQNDPRVVEVYLGE, from the coding sequence ATGAATGCACTGGATAACCTGCGCGAAACCATGCGTCCCGACCGGGTGTTTGACTTCATGCTGCAGACCCGCGGTCTGGAGGTGGACATCAGCCATGGGAACATCCTTTACCTGGAGGATATCTCGGTCAGCTTCGATGGTTTCAAGGCGATCAACGATCTCAATCTCTATATCGAAGCAGGCGAGTTGCGCTGCATTATCGGTCCCAACGGTGCGGGCAAAACCACCATGATGGACATCATCACCGGTAAAACCCGACCCGACCGGGGCAGCGCCTATTTCGGCCAGAACATCGACCTGCTGCACCTGAGCGAACCGGAGATATCCCAGGTCGGCATCGGCCGCAAGTTCCAGAAACCGACCGTCTTCGAGTATCACAGCGTGTTCGAGAACCTGGAACTCTCCATGGCCGGAGACAAACGGGTCTGGGCGATCCTGACCGCCAGACTCAGTGCTGAACAGCGCGACTTTATCGACGAGGTGCTGGAGATCATCGGCCTGCAGGCAGAGGCCAGGCAACTCGCCGGATCCCTCTCCCACGGCCAGAAGCAGTGGCTGGAGATCGGCATGCTGCTGATGCAGAACCCCAAACTGCTGCTGGTGGATGAGCCGGTGGCCGGCATGACCCATCAGGAGATGGATCGCACCGCCGAGCTGCTCACCTCCCTGGCCGGACAGCACACGGTGGTGGTGGTGGAGCACGACATGGACTTTGTCCGTTCCATTGCCCGCAAGGTGACCGTACTGCACCAGGGCAGTGTGCTGGCGGAGGGCAGCATGGACGAAGTGCAAAATGACCCCCGCGTGGTCGAGGTCTATTTAGGTGAATGA
- a CDS encoding urease accessory protein UreD: protein MSSLAEQHEAGWYARLQLGFQRRPGRTVLAERTRQGPLAVQRSFYPEGDLCHVYLLHPPGGVAGGDQLNINIHVAEQAAALITTPGATKFYRSVGPMARQQQQITVEGGCLEWLPQENIIFPGARAELATRVDLHGDARFIGWEINCLGRPVVDEQFNHGSASFACHLFRDGLPLLHERQLIDTEQALAAAAGLRNQPVLGTLYATLAERSLLEKLRATIPLRDQHAIGLTLVDDLFIARYLGDSTETARRLFIEIWKILRPVVVNRPPSEPRIWNT, encoded by the coding sequence ATGTCCTCCCTGGCCGAACAGCACGAGGCAGGTTGGTACGCCAGGCTGCAGCTCGGTTTTCAACGCCGACCGGGGCGGACGGTGTTGGCGGAACGCACCCGCCAGGGTCCGCTGGCGGTTCAGCGCAGCTTTTATCCGGAGGGTGATCTCTGCCACGTCTATCTGCTCCATCCCCCCGGTGGTGTGGCCGGCGGTGATCAGCTGAATATTAATATCCACGTGGCGGAACAGGCAGCGGCCCTGATCACCACACCGGGCGCCACCAAGTTCTACCGCTCTGTCGGCCCCATGGCCCGCCAGCAACAGCAGATAACCGTGGAAGGGGGCTGCCTGGAGTGGCTGCCCCAGGAGAATATCATCTTCCCCGGCGCCCGGGCCGAACTGGCCACCCGGGTCGATCTGCACGGCGATGCCCGCTTTATCGGCTGGGAGATCAACTGCCTGGGACGCCCGGTGGTGGATGAGCAGTTCAATCACGGCAGTGCCAGCTTTGCCTGTCACCTGTTCCGTGACGGTCTCCCCCTGCTGCACGAACGGCAGCTGATCGACACTGAACAGGCGCTGGCGGCGGCCGCCGGACTGCGCAACCAGCCGGTGCTGGGCACCCTCTATGCAACGCTGGCAGAGCGGAGTCTGCTGGAAAAACTGCGCGCAACCATTCCACTCCGGGATCAGCACGCCATCGGCCTCACCCTGGTGGACGATCTGTTTATCGCCCGTTACCTGGGCGACTCAACCGAAACGGCCCGGCGACTCTTTATTGAGATCTGGAAAATTCTCAGGCCCGTGGTGGTCAATCGGCCACCCAGTGAACCGCGCATCTGGAACACCTAA
- the ureA gene encoding urease subunit gamma: MELTPREKDKLLLFTAGLLAERRMAKGLKLNYPEATAYISAAILEGAREGKSVAELMDYGRTLLTGDDVMDGVAEMIHDVQVEATFPDGTKLVTVHEPILPSASAPAGGPIPGEVIAASGERTLNAGRETVTLSVANTGDRPIQVGSHYHFAETNPALQFDRDQAMGFRLDIAAGTAVRFEPGQTREVTLVAYAGERKVFGFNGEVMGDLD, translated from the coding sequence ATGGAACTCACCCCAAGAGAAAAAGACAAACTGCTGCTCTTTACCGCCGGCCTGCTTGCCGAACGACGCATGGCGAAAGGGCTGAAACTCAACTACCCGGAAGCGACCGCCTATATCAGCGCGGCCATTCTGGAGGGTGCCCGGGAGGGCAAGAGCGTGGCCGAACTGATGGATTATGGCCGCACCCTGCTGACCGGTGATGATGTGATGGATGGAGTGGCCGAGATGATCCACGATGTCCAGGTGGAGGCCACCTTTCCGGACGGTACCAAGCTGGTCACGGTGCATGAACCCATTCTGCCCTCCGCCAGCGCGCCAGCGGGCGGACCGATCCCGGGAGAGGTGATTGCCGCTTCCGGTGAGCGCACCCTCAATGCGGGACGGGAGACTGTGACACTCTCGGTGGCCAATACCGGAGACCGCCCCATTCAGGTTGGCTCCCACTACCACTTTGCCGAGACCAACCCGGCCCTGCAGTTTGATCGTGACCAGGCGATGGGCTTTCGCCTCGACATTGCCGCCGGTACCGCAGTCCGCTTTGAACCGGGCCAGACCCGGGAGGTGACCCTGGTGGCCTATGCCGGTGAGCGAAAGGTGTTTGGTTTCAACGGAGAGGTTATGGGGGATCTGGACTGA
- the urtC gene encoding urea ABC transporter permease subunit UrtC: MGIVNLLKNDRGGQVFLSLLLLAAVLAPLLNLLVPESSPLHVSTYTITLLGKYLSFALLAIAVDLAWGYLGILSLGHGAFFALGGYAMGMYLMRQIGERGVYGDPVLPDFMVFLNWDSLPWFWYGFDMFWFAMLMVMLAPGLLAFVFGWLAFRSRVTGVYLSIITQALTYALMLAFFRNEMGFGGNNGLTDFKDILGFSLQEDSTRIVLYLVTVLALGAGYIACRAVVSSRLGRVAVAIRDAEDRTRFVGYKVEHVKLAIFTFSAVLAGIAGALYVPQVGIINPGEFSPLNSIEIVIWVAVGGRATLFGAAAGALMVNYGKSYFTAALPEVWLFALGSLFVLVTLFLPKGVIGLLKNRKGAES; encoded by the coding sequence ATGGGTATTGTCAATCTTCTGAAAAACGATCGCGGCGGACAGGTGTTCCTCTCCCTGCTTCTGCTGGCGGCGGTGTTGGCCCCCCTGCTGAACCTGTTGGTGCCGGAGAGCAGCCCGCTGCATGTCAGCACCTACACCATCACCCTGCTGGGCAAGTATCTCTCCTTCGCGCTGCTGGCCATCGCGGTGGACCTGGCCTGGGGTTACCTGGGCATCCTCAGCCTCGGACACGGCGCCTTCTTCGCCCTCGGCGGCTACGCCATGGGTATGTACCTGATGCGCCAGATCGGTGAACGGGGCGTTTATGGCGACCCGGTTCTGCCGGACTTCATGGTGTTTCTGAACTGGGACAGCCTGCCCTGGTTCTGGTACGGCTTCGACATGTTCTGGTTTGCCATGCTGATGGTGATGCTTGCACCGGGTCTGCTCGCCTTCGTATTCGGCTGGCTGGCGTTCCGCTCCAGGGTTACCGGGGTCTATCTCTCCATCATCACCCAGGCGCTCACCTATGCTCTGATGCTGGCTTTTTTCCGCAACGAGATGGGCTTTGGCGGCAACAACGGGCTGACCGACTTCAAGGACATTCTGGGCTTCAGTCTGCAGGAGGATAGCACCCGTATTGTGCTATACCTTGTGACAGTGCTGGCGTTGGGTGCCGGTTATATCGCCTGCCGTGCCGTGGTTAGCTCACGCCTTGGCCGGGTGGCAGTGGCTATCCGGGACGCCGAGGATCGTACCCGTTTCGTCGGCTACAAGGTGGAGCATGTCAAGCTGGCCATCTTCACCTTCTCGGCGGTGCTGGCCGGTATCGCCGGGGCGCTCTATGTACCCCAGGTGGGCATTATCAATCCGGGCGAGTTCTCACCGCTCAACTCCATCGAGATCGTCATCTGGGTGGCGGTGGGTGGACGGGCCACCCTGTTTGGCGCCGCCGCCGGCGCCCTGATGGTCAACTATGGCAAATCCTACTTCACCGCCGCGCTGCCGGAAGTATGGCTGTTTGCCCTGGGCTCGCTGTTTGTCCTGGTGACCCTCTTCCTGCCCAAGGGGGTGATCGGTCTGCTGAAGAACAGGAAAGGGGCTGAATCATGA
- the urtE gene encoding urea ABC transporter ATP-binding subunit UrtE — MLQIEQLNQYYGQSHTLWDLDLQVPEGTCTCLMGRNGVGKTTLLQCVMGLLPIRSGEIRFAGNNLNKQIAERRAPLGIGYVPQGRQTFPMLTVEENLRIGLPARKDKAKQIPPFIFELFPVLKEMLGRKGGDLSGGQQQQLVIGRALVLDPKLLILDEPTEGIQPNIVQEIGDIILRLNREIGLTVLLVEQKLPFARKVADRFCILDRGRHVAAGEMGQLDDELIRQYLTV, encoded by the coding sequence ATGCTGCAGATAGAACAACTCAATCAATACTATGGCCAGTCCCACACCCTGTGGGATCTGGACCTGCAGGTGCCGGAAGGCACCTGCACCTGCCTGATGGGACGTAACGGCGTGGGCAAGACCACCCTGCTGCAGTGTGTGATGGGGCTGCTGCCCATCAGATCGGGGGAGATCCGCTTTGCCGGAAACAACCTCAACAAACAGATCGCCGAGCGGCGCGCCCCCCTGGGAATCGGCTACGTTCCCCAGGGTCGCCAGACCTTCCCCATGCTCACCGTGGAGGAGAACCTGCGCATTGGATTGCCGGCCCGAAAGGACAAGGCAAAACAGATCCCGCCGTTCATCTTCGAACTGTTCCCGGTACTCAAGGAGATGCTGGGTCGCAAAGGGGGGGACCTGTCCGGTGGACAGCAGCAACAACTGGTGATCGGTCGCGCCCTGGTGCTCGACCCCAAGCTGCTGATCCTGGATGAACCGACCGAGGGTATCCAGCCCAATATTGTGCAGGAGATCGGTGACATCATCCTGCGCCTCAATCGTGAGATCGGACTGACCGTGCTGCTGGTGGAGCAGAAGCTCCCGTTCGCCCGCAAGGTGGCGGATCGCTTCTGCATTCTGGACCGGGGTCGCCACGTGGCCGCGGGCGAGATGGGGCAGTTGGATGACGAGCTGATTCGTCAATACCTGACGGTTTAA